The Medicago truncatula cultivar Jemalong A17 chromosome 4, MtrunA17r5.0-ANR, whole genome shotgun sequence genome includes a region encoding these proteins:
- the LOC11438794 gene encoding ATPase family AAA domain-containing protein 3C produces the protein MAKPYAVGFFSAIAAASGFSNHHAFSDSPPPSDDPETPPPPPKFRNNNPRTTSAGFDPEPLVKGAKTLHDIATSPHGKNVFENIKKREDEKQAEFAAKVAESNQIRAQHEAERQRIAYEEKKKLGQLQDQIKSQLAKYKDELTRKRMQAENEQKRARNQELVKMQEDSSIKLQQARRAIEEQIQANLMQTEAEIAEIDRKTIKVKADAEAEADALVIKQTEDVRRRDIYNNAKIETEKWVASINATFDHIGGGVKAILTDQNKLVVAVGGATALAAGIYTTREGARVIWGYVDRILGQPSLIRESSIAKYPWSGTLSRIMSSLSRRTDLESASKVRNGFGDVILHPDLNNRIGQLASATKHTKEHHAPFRNMLFYGPPGTGKTMAARELARRSGLDYALMTGGDVAPLGSQAVTKIHQLFDWAKKSKRGLLLFIDEADAFLCERNKIYMSEAQRSALNALLSRTGDQSKDIVLALATNRPGDLDSAVSDRIDEVLEFPLPGEDERYKLLKLYLDKYIAQAGSRKPGLVQRLLKGNPQKIEIKGMTDDIIKEAAANTEGFSGREIAKLMASVQAAVYGSKDCVLDQSLFREVIDYKVAEHQQRRKLAGADKPSA, from the exons ATGGCGAAACCATACGCCGTAGGTTTCTTTTCCGCCATCGCTGCCGCATCTGGCTTCTCTAACCACCACGCTTTCTCCGACTCTCCCCCTCCTTCCGACGATCCCGAAACCCCTCCGCCGCCACCCAAATTCCGAAACAACAATCCTAGAACTACCTCTGCTGGGTTTGATCCAGAACCTCTCGTCAAAGGAGCCAAAACCCTACACGATATCGCTACTTCACCTCATGGCAAAAAT GTTTTTGAGAATATTAAAAAGAGAGAGGATGAAAAACAAGCTGAATTTGCTGCAAAGGTTGCCGAGTCTAATCAAATCAGAGCTCAACATGAGGCT GAAAGACAAAGGATTGCATATGAGGAAAAAAAGAAGCTTGGACAGCTTCAGGATCAAATCAAATCCCAGTTGGCTAAGTATAAGGATGAGTTGACGAGGAAGAGGATGCAG gcagaaaatgaacaaaagagagcaaggAACCAAGAGCTAGTGAAAATGCAAGAAGATTCTTCAATCAAACTGCAGCAAGCTCGGCGTGCAATAGAAGAACAGATTCAGGCAAATCTAATGCAGACTGAAGCAGAGATCGCTGAGATTGATCGTAAGACAATCAAAGTAAAGGCTGACGCAGAAGCAGAAGCAGATGCACTTGTAATAAAGCAAACTGAGGATGTTAGAAGGCGAGATATATATAATAACGCTAAGATTGAAACAGAAAAATGGGTTGCTTCCATAAATGCTACTTTTGACCATATTGGAG GGGGTGTAAAAGCCATTCTAACAGATCAAAACAAGTTAGTTGTAGCAGTTGGTGGAGCTACTGCTTTGGCAGCAGGAATCTACACGACAAG GGAAGGTGCACGGGTTATATGGGGATATGTTGATAGAATATTGGGACAACCATCATTGATCCGAGAGTCCTCCATAGCGAAATACCCCTGGTCTGGCACGTTGTCTCGTATCATGAGCTCCCTGTCCCGACGTACTGATCTAGAATCTGCTTCAAAAGTCAGAAATGgttttggtgatgtaattttgCATCCTGATCTTAATAACAGAATTGGGCAGCTGGCATCTGCAACTAAGCATACAAAAGAACATCATGCACCATTCAGAAACATGCTTTTTTATGGCCCTCCAGGAACAGGAAAGACAATGGCTGCTAGAGAGTTGGCTCGTAGATCT GGATTAGATTATGCATTGATGACCGGGGGAGATGTTGCGCCACTTGGGTCGCAGGCTGTCACGAAGATACACCAATTGTTTGATTGGGCCAAGAAGTCAAAAAGGGGTTTATTGCTTTTCATTGACGAAGCTGATGCATTTCTGTGCGA GCGGAACAAGATTTACATGAGTGAAGCACAAAGAAGTGCACTAAACGCACTCCTCTCTCGTACAGGTGACCAGTCCAAAGACATAGTCCTTGCCCTTGCCACTAACCGTCCCGGTGATCTCGATTCAGCCGTGTCAGACCGTATTGATGAGGTCCTAGAATTTCCCTTACCTGGAGAAGACGAGCGCTATAAACTTCTTAAGCTCTATCTGGACAAGTACATTGCCCAAGCTGGATCAAGAAAACCTGGTTTAGTCCAAAGACTATTGAAAGGAAACCCACAAAAGATAGAGATAAAAGGAATGACTGATGATATCATAAAGGAAGCTGCGGCTAACACCGAGGGATTTTCTGGAAGGGAAATAGCAAAACTGATGGCAAGTGTCCAAGCTGCTGTGTATGGAAGCAAGGACTGTGTTCTTGACCAAAGCTTGTTCCGAGAAGTGATTGATTATAAAGTTGCTGAGCATCAACAGAGAAGAAAATTGGCAGGTGCTGATAAACCTAGTGCATGA